The following proteins come from a genomic window of Flavobacterium crocinum:
- a CDS encoding helix-turn-helix and ligand-binding sensor domain-containing protein, translated as MKSILFKSFFFFFIALQLQAQELLPFVENYSKSDYQGDNQIWNVAQGNDDAMYFANNHYLLRYDGVKWEKYTLPNKTIIRSILIEGDKIYSGSYKEFGYWYRKDGTMHYVSITKNLRLFDERDNEEIWKIFRFNGSLYFQSFNDVFIYNGKTIKKIKFPFLISYCFAVDKNLYVASVQDGIFKMNDKYISNPKGWNVLKKTVVHAIEKYQNKTYIFTQKKGVFVVDQNGLKSWDNPINETLKSATINVAKFIKGEKLVIGTGNRGIIILDLKNNSYKNIERDNVLMNNSVLSLGFDKENDLWVGLDNGIAHVEVNSPISFFYDNSGLLGSVYSVATINKGYLIASNHGIFEYSSGKFNMMPNTQGQGWNISLIDGKYIIGHNDGTFSYENGLLTKINGVSGGWNMSKSSINDTYFQSTYSGILVYNNPSDLSHYKIIKDLAKPIKYVAQNKKNEIWAADNYRGLYRVVLDDNYNTLKVENVTQQSKIINDFGIKIFEFKKEILFLINNVWYTYNSIAGKLEENELFNESFKNVTDIISIDEDHFMVLQNGILYHIYVEGNKFIWNIIQEKYYKGKLINENLRIFKKDNYYLFNLDDGFISLKLKYENKQNSKIEIEAFSNDVLVPNESKIKFNTELRINAISGIYGASKPNLFYKLDKGKDFIPISDGLIILNNLSSGNHTVEIFKHDGATYEKVSHYKFKVAEPWYFSFWMILLYLFVIAAVLFFYYRWNKFRYTQKLKLQAEELKHQREILEMELKKENELNLQEYEKHILELELQSKSSEVAGKSLSIAKQTEMIDKIQGILETEKDFSKLKSEIRKAIKINEVNKHEWEIFETNLNQIHNEFIINLSKKYPHLTPKDIKLCVYLKMNLSSKEIAPMMNISFRGVELHRYRLRKKLNLNQDENLSKFLLSL; from the coding sequence TTGAAATCGATACTTTTTAAATCCTTTTTCTTCTTTTTCATCGCTTTACAACTTCAGGCACAAGAATTACTTCCATTTGTAGAAAATTACAGCAAATCTGATTATCAGGGTGATAATCAAATCTGGAATGTTGCTCAGGGTAATGATGATGCCATGTATTTTGCCAATAACCATTATTTGCTTCGTTACGATGGCGTAAAATGGGAAAAATATACACTTCCAAACAAAACCATTATTCGCTCTATTTTGATTGAGGGCGACAAAATCTATTCCGGATCTTATAAAGAATTTGGCTATTGGTACAGAAAAGACGGAACGATGCATTATGTTTCAATCACCAAAAATCTGAGATTATTTGATGAAAGAGATAATGAAGAGATCTGGAAAATTTTCAGGTTTAACGGTTCGCTTTATTTCCAATCTTTCAACGATGTTTTTATTTATAACGGAAAAACAATCAAGAAAATTAAATTCCCATTTCTTATTTCGTACTGTTTTGCAGTAGATAAAAATCTGTATGTCGCTTCTGTTCAGGATGGAATTTTTAAAATGAATGATAAATACATTTCAAATCCAAAAGGATGGAATGTTCTTAAAAAAACAGTCGTTCATGCCATAGAAAAGTACCAAAATAAGACCTATATATTTACCCAGAAAAAAGGTGTTTTTGTTGTGGACCAAAATGGTCTTAAAAGTTGGGACAATCCGATAAACGAAACTTTAAAATCGGCTACGATAAATGTGGCTAAATTTATAAAAGGAGAAAAATTAGTCATTGGAACCGGAAACCGGGGCATTATTATTTTAGACCTAAAAAACAATTCCTATAAAAATATTGAACGTGACAATGTTTTAATGAATAATTCAGTCCTGAGTTTAGGATTTGATAAGGAAAATGATCTTTGGGTTGGTTTAGATAACGGAATTGCACATGTTGAGGTCAATTCGCCAATTTCTTTCTTTTATGATAATTCAGGACTTTTAGGTTCAGTTTATTCTGTAGCAACTATTAATAAAGGGTATTTAATTGCGTCCAATCATGGAATTTTTGAATACAGTTCGGGGAAATTTAATATGATGCCCAATACGCAAGGGCAGGGCTGGAATATTTCTTTAATAGACGGGAAATATATTATTGGTCATAATGACGGGACTTTCTCATATGAAAATGGTTTGCTGACAAAAATAAACGGAGTCAGTGGAGGCTGGAATATGTCAAAAAGCAGTATTAATGATACTTATTTTCAATCGACCTACAGTGGAATTTTAGTTTACAATAATCCGTCTGATCTTTCCCATTATAAAATTATTAAAGATCTGGCGAAACCTATAAAATATGTAGCGCAGAATAAAAAGAATGAAATTTGGGCTGCAGATAATTACCGTGGATTATATCGTGTTGTATTAGACGATAATTATAATACTTTGAAAGTTGAAAATGTCACGCAGCAAAGTAAAATAATAAACGATTTTGGTATCAAGATTTTTGAGTTCAAAAAGGAAATCCTTTTTCTGATTAATAATGTTTGGTACACTTATAATTCGATTGCGGGTAAACTGGAAGAAAACGAATTGTTTAATGAAAGTTTTAAAAACGTAACGGATATTATTTCTATAGATGAAGACCATTTTATGGTTTTACAAAATGGAATCTTGTACCATATTTATGTTGAAGGAAATAAATTCATCTGGAACATCATTCAGGAGAAATATTATAAAGGGAAACTCATCAATGAAAATTTAAGAATTTTTAAAAAAGACAATTATTACTTGTTTAATCTGGATGACGGATTTATTTCGCTTAAACTAAAATATGAGAATAAACAAAATTCTAAAATAGAAATAGAAGCATTTAGCAATGATGTCTTAGTTCCAAATGAATCGAAAATTAAATTCAATACCGAATTAAGAATAAATGCCATTTCCGGAATTTACGGAGCCAGTAAACCAAATCTGTTTTATAAACTGGATAAAGGAAAAGATTTTATTCCGATTTCTGACGGATTGATAATTCTCAATAATTTAAGCAGCGGTAATCATACTGTAGAAATCTTTAAACATGACGGGGCAACATATGAAAAAGTTTCTCATTATAAATTTAAAGTTGCAGAACCCTGGTATTTCTCATTTTGGATGATTCTGCTTTATTTATTTGTAATTGCAGCAGTTTTATTTTTTTATTACAGATGGAATAAATTTCGATACACGCAAAAATTAAAATTACAGGCTGAAGAATTAAAACATCAGAGAGAAATTCTGGAAATGGAATTGAAAAAAGAAAACGAACTTAATCTTCAGGAATACGAAAAACATATTTTAGAATTAGAACTGCAAAGTAAATCTTCTGAAGTGGCCGGCAAATCTTTGTCTATTGCGAAGCAGACAGAAATGATTGATAAAATTCAGGGAATTCTGGAAACAGAAAAAGATTTTTCTAAACTGAAAAGTGAAATCAGGAAAGCGATTAAGATTAATGAAGTAAATAAACACGAATGGGAAATATTTGAAACCAATTTAAATCAGATCCACAATGAGTTTATTATAAATCTTTCTAAAAAATATCCGCACTTAACTCCAAAAGATATCAAGCTGTGTGTTTATCTTAAAATGAACCTTTCTTCTAAGGAAATTGCTCCTATGATGAACATCTCTTTTAGAGGTGTAGAACTGCACAGATATCGTCTAAGAAAGAAGTTAAACCTTAATCAGGACGAAAACCTGTCAAAGTTTTTATTAAGTCTGTAA
- a CDS encoding SusC/RagA family TonB-linked outer membrane protein — protein sequence MKNFIFSFLALLLLPTYMVGQAQAIKGKVVDSSGMGVPGAIISASESRASADADFDGNFTINAKVGEILKISMLGFDAVSVPATAGQMTITLKEAGDTALKEVVVIGYGTRKKIDNTSAITSLKAEDVTRTKVLNASQAIQGKAAGVQVTSSDAPGSTPSVVIRGLGTALGGRNPLYIVDGMPTENINNINTNDITSYEILKDASSLAIYGTRAANGVIIITTKKGKGDKVSVEVESFGGIRTPLKKVKMADANQYASYTNAALGTNRFSTNQPVNTNWFDEITRTGTYTQNNISISGATENVKYFFSAGNYQEKAILNGLDYSRTSFRNNNEFKLSKKITLNQNFSFTAANSTPKPLSAFTNAYKQSSIVPVHFANGQYGAPFADASGVASPTGTSFNNVGNPVAQLDFYDEQQRSITLQGGLKLDYEILEGLKFTSQFNGEYYTWKNYNFEDTKNVWLAANPTRKDGDYSSTDPINLLTRGREQYFNWNLSNYLTYNKVFAKIHDVELTAGIETSVKGPREKLVITRKNVSPDSNYWSLYNSTESKGVDYSGTVTNLQDIVFNESKLASYFGRLQYKLMDRYLVTGTIRRDGSSNFAKDYRWGTFPSVGLGWIMTKESFLSDIKGVDLIKLRGSWGKLGNQNVPLNSQSYNSGLNSYLGGSILYEGSSITSQIDPALTWEITEESSAGIDFEFLDSRLKGSFDVYNKNTDNVILYVKPYPTSGITTASPSHVGEVSNKGYEISLRWDDKITEDLSYWVGGNFSHNKNELTSLKDVSLSQVIGGNLGNGQDTKLLYNNSVGQPLGSFYLYEYAGVDPANGNMLYYNAAGNKVTQDALSATEDKKYVGSILPKVNYGVSLGLVYKNIDFSVDGYGTGGAKVYNGKKAQRFGGENIEASMTSNYWTPTNTTAPNPRPFNTVPVASTYYMESGDFFRINNITVGYKLPLSGDQFISSCRIYLNAINPFITQKFSGFSPELNADGDPYKLQGIELDAYPTLRSFVIGANLKF from the coding sequence ATGAAAAATTTTATTTTTAGCTTTTTAGCACTCTTGTTGCTGCCTACATATATGGTGGGGCAGGCACAAGCAATTAAAGGGAAAGTAGTAGACAGTAGCGGAATGGGAGTTCCTGGAGCCATTATTAGTGCTTCAGAATCCAGAGCTTCTGCTGATGCTGACTTCGATGGTAATTTTACCATTAATGCTAAAGTTGGGGAAATCTTAAAAATCTCTATGCTTGGTTTTGATGCTGTTTCTGTTCCGGCAACAGCAGGTCAAATGACTATTACATTAAAAGAAGCAGGTGATACTGCTTTAAAAGAAGTAGTTGTTATTGGTTATGGTACCAGAAAGAAAATTGATAATACTTCAGCAATTACTTCATTAAAAGCAGAAGATGTTACAAGAACTAAGGTCTTAAATGCTTCTCAGGCTATTCAGGGTAAAGCAGCAGGGGTTCAGGTAACTTCTTCAGATGCTCCGGGAAGTACTCCTTCTGTAGTTATTAGAGGTTTAGGTACTGCATTAGGAGGAAGAAATCCTCTGTATATTGTTGATGGTATGCCAACGGAAAACATCAATAATATTAATACTAATGATATTACTTCTTATGAAATCCTTAAAGATGCTTCTTCTCTTGCCATTTATGGTACCAGAGCAGCAAACGGGGTTATCATTATTACTACTAAAAAAGGTAAAGGAGACAAAGTTTCTGTAGAAGTTGAAAGCTTTGGCGGTATCAGAACGCCACTTAAAAAAGTGAAAATGGCTGATGCTAATCAATATGCAAGCTATACTAACGCAGCTTTAGGAACAAACAGATTTTCTACAAACCAGCCTGTTAATACAAATTGGTTTGATGAAATTACAAGAACGGGTACTTATACTCAAAATAATATTTCTATTTCTGGGGCTACAGAAAATGTGAAATACTTCTTTAGTGCAGGTAACTATCAGGAAAAAGCGATTTTGAACGGTTTGGATTACAGCCGTACAAGTTTTAGAAATAACAATGAGTTTAAACTTTCTAAAAAAATCACTTTAAACCAGAACTTTAGCTTTACAGCAGCTAATTCTACACCAAAACCATTAAGTGCCTTTACAAATGCTTACAAACAGTCCTCAATTGTTCCTGTGCATTTTGCAAATGGTCAGTATGGTGCGCCTTTTGCAGATGCAAGCGGAGTAGCAAGTCCAACAGGTACTTCATTCAACAATGTTGGTAATCCTGTAGCACAATTAGATTTTTATGATGAACAACAAAGAAGTATCACACTTCAGGGTGGTTTAAAATTAGATTATGAAATCTTAGAAGGTTTAAAGTTCACTTCACAATTTAATGGTGAATACTACACCTGGAAAAACTACAATTTCGAGGATACTAAAAATGTTTGGTTAGCGGCTAATCCAACTCGTAAAGATGGAGATTATTCAAGTACAGATCCTATCAATTTATTGACTAGAGGTAGAGAGCAGTATTTTAACTGGAACTTATCTAACTATTTAACTTACAATAAAGTATTTGCTAAAATTCATGATGTGGAGTTAACTGCAGGTATTGAAACTTCTGTTAAAGGTCCAAGAGAAAAACTAGTAATTACAAGAAAAAATGTAAGTCCTGATTCTAACTATTGGTCTCTATATAATTCTACAGAATCAAAAGGTGTAGATTATTCTGGTACAGTTACAAACTTACAGGATATTGTGTTCAATGAGAGTAAATTAGCTTCTTATTTTGGACGTTTACAATACAAATTAATGGACAGATACTTAGTAACCGGTACTATTAGACGTGACGGATCTTCAAACTTTGCAAAAGATTACCGTTGGGGAACTTTCCCATCTGTAGGTCTTGGATGGATTATGACTAAAGAAAGTTTCTTGTCAGATATTAAAGGAGTTGATTTAATTAAATTAAGAGGTAGCTGGGGTAAATTAGGAAACCAAAATGTACCATTAAACAGCCAGAGTTATAATTCTGGATTAAACAGTTATTTAGGAGGTTCAATTTTATATGAAGGATCAAGCATTACCTCTCAAATTGATCCAGCTTTAACATGGGAAATTACAGAAGAGTCTTCTGCGGGTATTGATTTCGAATTTTTAGACAGCAGGTTAAAAGGATCATTTGATGTTTATAACAAAAACACAGACAATGTAATTTTATATGTAAAACCTTATCCAACTTCAGGAATCACAACAGCTTCTCCTTCTCACGTGGGTGAAGTTTCAAACAAAGGTTATGAAATCTCTTTACGTTGGGATGATAAAATTACTGAAGATTTAAGCTACTGGGTTGGAGGTAACTTCTCTCACAACAAAAATGAACTTACTAGTTTAAAAGATGTTTCGTTATCTCAAGTTATTGGAGGTAATTTAGGAAATGGTCAGGATACTAAATTGTTATACAACAACTCTGTTGGTCAGCCATTAGGTAGTTTTTACCTTTATGAATATGCAGGTGTAGATCCAGCAAATGGAAATATGCTTTATTATAATGCTGCAGGAAATAAAGTAACTCAGGATGCTTTATCTGCAACAGAAGATAAAAAATATGTAGGTTCGATTTTACCAAAAGTAAACTATGGAGTTTCTTTAGGATTAGTTTACAAAAACATTGATTTCTCTGTTGATGGATATGGTACTGGTGGAGCTAAAGTTTACAATGGTAAAAAAGCACAGCGTTTTGGAGGTGAAAACATCGAAGCTTCTATGACAAGCAATTATTGGACACCAACAAATACAACAGCACCAAATCCAAGACCATTTAATACTGTTCCTGTTGCTTCAACTTATTATATGGAGTCAGGTGATTTCTTTAGAATCAACAACATTACTGTAGGATATAAACTTCCTTTAAGCGGTGATCAATTTATTAGTTCTTGCAGAATTTATCTTAATGCAATCAACCCATTCATTACACAGAAATTTTCTGGATTCTCTCCTGAGCTAAATGCAGATGGAGATCCTTATAAACTTCAAGGTATTGAATTGGATGCTTATCCAACATTAAGATCATTTGTAATTGGTGCTAATTTAAAATTTTAA
- a CDS encoding RagB/SusD family nutrient uptake outer membrane protein, with the protein MKKIYISIFVLAAFTFTGCADDYLDVKQTETISTDDIELFNNDNGAKTFVTSIYSKFLDWDMSSFGWIGLASITSDDADKGSTPSDTGTDKDVLDALTYNASNPSAESTFNANYDGINRCNQALEILPKLDKADPALRERLMAEAKFLRAFMYFTLVKCYGGVPIVDHISKIPLSAEDKAMQLTRKTAAEVYAFIEKDLTEAAAVLPNKSQYADAEKARASKGAAYALLAKVSLYQKKWQAVVDNCNLVTGYIISPDYAKMFRLEGENDGESIFEINGVGSVPARGIQGYSNTQGVRDAWGWGFNQPSQSLVDAYEAGDVRKDATIIFRGTTLYDGRVIPVISADDPNPRYNFKAYSSAYTSAWETDANIKYLRYAEVLLMKAEALNELGQTSEAIPLLNVIRHRAGLGDTPATSQAAVRTAIWKERRVELAFEFDRFFDLVRTGQAKDAFAADKSTFFPNGRVFTVGKNELFPIPASFILVAEGMSSQNPGYN; encoded by the coding sequence ATGAAAAAGATATATATATCAATCTTCGTTTTAGCAGCATTTACTTTTACTGGATGTGCTGATGATTACCTAGATGTTAAACAAACAGAAACTATTTCTACAGATGATATCGAATTGTTTAACAATGACAACGGAGCAAAAACTTTTGTGACTTCAATCTACAGTAAGTTCTTAGACTGGGATATGAGCTCATTTGGATGGATTGGATTAGCAAGTATTACTTCTGATGATGCCGATAAAGGTTCAACTCCAAGTGATACCGGTACAGATAAAGATGTTTTGGATGCCTTAACTTATAACGCTTCTAATCCATCTGCAGAAAGTACTTTTAATGCAAATTATGATGGAATCAACAGATGCAATCAAGCATTAGAAATTTTACCTAAACTAGATAAAGCTGATCCTGCTTTAAGAGAAAGATTAATGGCAGAAGCTAAATTCTTAAGAGCTTTCATGTATTTTACTTTAGTAAAATGTTATGGAGGTGTGCCAATTGTAGATCACATTTCAAAAATTCCATTATCAGCAGAAGATAAAGCAATGCAGTTAACTCGTAAAACAGCTGCTGAGGTTTATGCTTTTATTGAAAAAGATTTAACTGAAGCTGCTGCAGTTTTACCAAATAAATCGCAGTATGCTGATGCTGAAAAAGCAAGAGCATCAAAAGGAGCGGCTTATGCTTTATTAGCAAAAGTGAGTTTATATCAGAAAAAATGGCAGGCTGTTGTAGATAACTGTAATCTGGTTACAGGATATATCATTTCTCCTGATTATGCTAAAATGTTCAGATTAGAAGGAGAAAATGATGGAGAATCTATTTTTGAAATCAATGGTGTTGGTTCAGTTCCAGCTCGTGGAATTCAGGGATATTCTAATACTCAGGGTGTTCGTGATGCATGGGGATGGGGATTCAATCAGCCTTCTCAAAGTTTAGTAGATGCTTACGAAGCTGGAGATGTTAGAAAAGATGCGACTATCATTTTTAGAGGTACAACTTTATATGATGGAAGAGTAATTCCAGTGATTAGTGCAGATGACCCTAATCCTAGATACAACTTTAAAGCCTATTCTTCTGCTTATACAAGTGCTTGGGAAACAGATGCTAATATTAAATACTTAAGATATGCTGAGGTATTATTAATGAAAGCGGAAGCCTTAAATGAATTAGGTCAGACTTCAGAAGCAATTCCGTTGTTAAACGTAATCAGACACAGAGCAGGTTTAGGCGATACTCCGGCAACTTCTCAGGCAGCAGTTCGAACTGCAATCTGGAAAGAAAGAAGAGTGGAATTGGCTTTTGAATTTGACAGATTCTTTGATTTGGTTAGAACGGGTCAGGCAAAAGATGCTTTTGCAGCCGATAAGAGCACGTTCTTCCCTAACGGAAGAGTATTTACGGTAGGTAAAAACGAATTATTCCCAATTCCGGCATCATTTATTTTAGTTGCTGAGGGAATGTCTTCTCAAAATCCTGGATATAATTAA
- a CDS encoding glucoamylase family protein, with amino-acid sequence MIRISVLFLAFTFFGCGNTDKSKKDVQGNTSVVAALTDEQLLDVVQKQTFKYFWDYAEPNSGLARERYHPDGNYPENDSNIVTTGGSGFGLMALVSGMSQGYITKEQGVERLNKIADFLGKADRFHGAWSHWIDGNTGKVKPFGTKDNGGDLVETSFLVAGMITVREYLKDGSESEKAVAQKFDALWKGVDWQWYTNNKNVLYWHWSPSYAWQMDFPLQGYNECLITYVMAASSPTHAIDAKAYHEGWARGGEIVSSKIKYNLPLILKHNGAEEFGGPLFWAHYSYVGLDPNQLSDKYANYWDLNVNQTKINYQYCVENPNKIPGYGPEYWGLTASYSRNPDGSIGYNAHMPSNDQGVISPTAAISSIVYTPKESMTFIRNLYENHKKEAWGDAGFYDALSLGNKWVAKRYLAIDQGPEVVMIENYRTGLLWKLFMNAPEVKQGLTKLGFKSGKYGI; translated from the coding sequence ATGATTAGAATTTCAGTTTTATTTTTAGCTTTTACTTTTTTTGGTTGTGGCAATACAGATAAATCAAAAAAGGATGTACAGGGAAATACTTCTGTTGTTGCTGCATTAACAGATGAACAACTTTTAGATGTTGTTCAAAAACAAACTTTTAAATACTTCTGGGATTATGCTGAACCCAATTCGGGATTAGCCAGAGAACGTTATCATCCGGACGGAAATTATCCAGAAAATGATTCTAATATTGTTACAACAGGAGGTTCTGGTTTTGGTTTAATGGCACTTGTCTCGGGAATGTCTCAAGGATACATTACAAAAGAGCAAGGAGTTGAAAGATTGAACAAAATTGCAGATTTTTTAGGCAAAGCAGATCGTTTTCATGGAGCATGGTCACATTGGATTGACGGAAATACAGGAAAAGTAAAACCTTTTGGAACCAAGGATAACGGCGGTGATTTGGTCGAAACCTCATTTTTGGTTGCAGGAATGATTACAGTTCGTGAATATCTTAAAGATGGTTCTGAAAGTGAAAAAGCAGTTGCTCAAAAATTTGATGCACTTTGGAAAGGAGTAGACTGGCAATGGTACACAAATAACAAAAATGTTTTATATTGGCACTGGTCTCCAAGTTATGCCTGGCAGATGGACTTTCCTCTCCAAGGATATAATGAATGCCTGATTACTTATGTAATGGCGGCATCTTCGCCAACTCATGCAATTGATGCCAAAGCGTATCATGAAGGATGGGCAAGAGGTGGCGAAATAGTTTCTTCAAAAATAAAATACAATCTGCCTTTAATTTTAAAGCATAATGGGGCAGAAGAATTTGGTGGCCCATTATTCTGGGCGCATTATTCTTATGTTGGTTTAGATCCAAATCAATTAAGCGATAAATATGCTAACTATTGGGATTTAAATGTAAATCAGACCAAAATCAATTATCAGTATTGTGTTGAAAACCCTAATAAAATTCCAGGATATGGTCCGGAATATTGGGGATTAACAGCTTCTTATTCCAGAAATCCTGACGGTTCTATTGGATATAATGCCCACATGCCAAGTAATGATCAGGGTGTGATTTCGCCTACTGCAGCAATTAGCTCGATTGTTTATACGCCAAAAGAGTCTATGACTTTTATTCGCAATTTATACGAAAATCATAAAAAAGAAGCCTGGGGCGATGCAGGATTCTATGATGCACTTAGTTTAGGAAATAAATGGGTTGCAAAACGTTATCTGGCAATTGATCAGGGACCTGAAGTGGTTATGATCGAAAATTACAGAACAGGTTTATTATGGAAATTATTCATGAATGCCCCTGAAGTAAAACAAGGTTTAACAAAACTTGGATTTAAATCAGGGAAATACGGGATTTAA
- a CDS encoding carboxylesterase family protein translates to MKYKLAFLSLLISLLGFSQSETTGKINTVIMAKYELGYVLHKPANTKEKKPLIVFISGDGEKGTDLEKVKINGPLKYLKTHQLDAYVLAPQCKSDEDWDIESIYQLIVKVQKENKIDSERIYVTGLSSGGWASWKLAFTHPDLFAANVPVAGFVDLIQLEHACEIANIPTRIYHGLLDDVVNVDYAITIYKELKKCNAKDVKLTIFDDANHDSWTRVYDNQEIYDWMFQQKKRIQTNK, encoded by the coding sequence ATGAAATACAAATTAGCCTTTTTATCTCTTTTGATTTCTCTGCTTGGCTTTAGCCAAAGTGAAACTACAGGAAAAATTAACACAGTCATAATGGCGAAGTACGAGCTCGGTTATGTCTTGCATAAACCTGCGAATACAAAAGAAAAAAAGCCCTTGATTGTTTTTATTTCCGGAGATGGAGAAAAAGGGACTGACCTTGAAAAAGTGAAAATCAATGGTCCTTTAAAATATTTAAAGACCCATCAGTTAGATGCATACGTCCTGGCTCCGCAATGTAAGTCAGATGAAGATTGGGATATCGAATCGATTTACCAGCTGATTGTAAAAGTTCAGAAGGAAAACAAAATTGATTCAGAAAGAATATATGTTACTGGTTTGAGCTCAGGAGGTTGGGCTTCTTGGAAATTGGCTTTTACACATCCGGATCTATTTGCAGCAAACGTACCTGTCGCTGGTTTTGTAGATTTAATTCAGTTAGAGCACGCTTGTGAAATAGCCAATATTCCAACCAGAATCTACCACGGATTGTTAGACGATGTGGTAAATGTTGATTATGCAATCACGATTTACAAAGAATTGAAAAAGTGCAATGCAAAAGATGTAAAGCTGACCATTTTTGATGATGCGAATCACGACAGCTGGACAAGAGTTTACGATAATCAGGAAATCTACGACTGGATGTTTCAGCAGAAAAAACGAATACAAACAAATAAATAA